The Oscillatoria sp. FACHB-1407 genomic interval ACATCAGGTTGATGTTGTCGGAATTGTTCAACAACCTCTCTACCATTGCTAACTTGGGCAACAACGTCTATGCAAGGCTTCGTGTTGAGCACTGCCGCCAATCCATCTCGGACGACTGGATGGTCATCTGCTACAAGAACACGGATAATTTTTGATGGAGGGTGAGCAACTACCATAGTTAGAGGGCTGAGGTGGGAGAAGGAAAGGTTCTATAATTCTCTCTGAGAAACCTGAGAAAGCCACGACAAGTTCAACTTTTCTTAGATCTTTAGCAAGCTTTAGTCGATTTATCTATGAGTTAAAGTTCTAGGCGATCGGCAGATTCACCATAATGGCTGTACCATGTCCTGGTTGGCTAATGATGGTGAGTTGAGCACCAATTAAGCTGGCTCTCTGCTGCATTCCCTGTAGCCCAAAGCCAGATGGAGGTGGGTTTTGGGAGTCAAAGCCACAGCCGTCATCTTGAATCTCGATCGCAATTTGCTCTGGAGTGTAAAGCAATTGCACTTGTATTGCGTGAGCGTTTGCATGACGGATAGCGTTCGCTAAAGACTCTTGCACGATACGCAGTAAGTGTCTGCCAAATTCAGGGTTAATTGGATAAGGCTCGCCTTGCGACTCAAAATGAATTGGCATGGGAGAGCTAACGCTGAGTTGCTCAGTAAAGTGCTGCACTAACCCAAGCAGATGGCTGTATTGATCACTATCCTGCTGCAAACACCAAACTGAACGCCGCGCTTCTACCAGTCCACGTTTACAGAGGTCTTGGGCACGAGTGAAATGGATTTGTGCTTGATTGGAATCAAGGGGATTGAGGGCAGTGAACGCTTGTAATTGCATCAGCACTCCAGCGAAGTCTTGAGCCAAGGTGTCATGAACTTCAGTGGCGATATAAGAGCGTTCCTGAAAAATCGCCGCTTGTTTTGCCTCTTCCGCTAGTTGTGTAAGTTGAATAGCTAAAGTTACTTGATTTGCTAAAGCTTCTATCAATTCAGCTTGTTCAACTGCAATTGATTTTTTGCACCGCCAAGCCATCCCTAAATATCCTACGGGTTGATTTCCAGCTACAAGAGTAATACCTCCATGAGCAGAATGACCATTTGCAACATGCCAAGCTTTTGTTTCATCCCAAGTTCTCTCATCTTCAGCTTCAACAGGTTGAAAAATGAATTTACGATGTGATAAAGAATACTGCCAGGCAGAACTAATATCAGTGCTAAACGGTTGAGAAAACAGAGGTGGATCATCAGGGAGTGAGCCAAAATGGACTTGATTATCCTTGAGACTGATACGTAACGTCAATGTATTTGAATCAGGATCGTACATGAACAGGTAAACTGTACATAGATTCACTTGTTGTGTGATTTCTCTCAAAACATGAACTAGAAATTGATCTAGCTCTGGATCTTTTGCTAAGGCATCAAGCGATCGCTTCAGTGCCTCATTCGCTTTTGCCAACTCTGCTGCCCGTTCTTGTGCTGCTTTTTCTTGTTCGCGGGCGATCGCGGCTTCAACTGCCTTAGACTTACTTTCTGTCGCCAAGCGACTTGCCTGCATCGCCAATGCCAGTTGTTTACCCAACGATTCTGCCAGAGTAACTTCGGCTGGAGTGAACTGTTCATCTGCCCGACGGTAAATCACTAATGCACCTTCCGCACAGGTATCCACTACCAACGGCACATTCAATTCCATATGCCAACCGTTGGCGCAGGTAAATTCATCAAATTCTGCATCTGGTGTACCAGCAACGTGATCCAGGATGACTGCCTGTGTGCGTTCCCGCACAGGAGTTCCTAAGTAGGCATCTGGTACAGTGAAGCCGCCCGCCAAGCGACGCATCAATGCAAAGCGTTCGCCATCTAATGCCAGCAACGCTTCAGGGCGAAAGACATGGTTCTCGAACAGCCAGTATCGAAGATAAACTCTGCTGTCAATACTGTGTTCATAGTAAGCACAATTCTCAGTTTGACCTGCCTGAAAGGTTTGAGCCACAATTTTCAGAACAGCAGGGATAAATTCATCTAAGTCTTCGATTTCTGCCATTGCATCGATCGTGGCTTGAAGCGCATCATTTGCCTTTGTCAACTCTGCTGCACGTTCTTGTGCCGCTTTTTCTTGTTCGCGGGCGATCGCAGTTTCTACAGCACGATCACGGGCTTGGTCAGACAATCGACTGGCTTGCATTGCCAGGGCAAGTTGCTTAGCAAGTGCTTCAGCGAGCAAGATTTCTGCCTCTGTGAAAGGCTGGTTTAGCTTGCGGTAGATGATCAGTGCCCCGTCCGCTTCGCCTTCCACCAGGAGTGGCTGGTTGAGTTCCAATTCCCAACCTTGAGAGACTGCAAAAGCATGAAACTCAGGCACTGTATTGGCAGTTGTGTGATTAATAACTACTGGATGAGTGCGATCGCGGACGGTTGTACCATGCAGATGCTCTGGTGGTACTGTAAAACCATTAATTAGCTGAAGCAGTACAGAATTTTGTTGTGGATCGAGCAATTGCAGTTCCGTTGGGTTCAATACTGTTCCTTGACTGAACCAGTAGCGCAGGTAGACAATTTCGTCTTGGCTATGTTCGTAGTAACCGCAATCAGTTGCATTAAACGTTTGTGCCACAATCCTTAATACTGCGGGAATAAACTCATCAAAACTGCTTAAAGAACCGAGAGTATCGATTGTTTGTTGCAATGCTTCATTAGAGCGAGCTAATTCAGTCGCTCGTTCTTGTGCGGCTTTTTTTTGTTCACGGGCGATCGCCGCTTGTTTTGCCTCTTCTGCCAATCGTGTTAGTTGAATGGATAAAGCGGCTTGTTGAGCTAGTGCATACAACAATTCACTGCTCTGTTCACTGATTGGATTTGTATGGGTGAATGCTAGTCCCAAATGACCCAGAAATTCTGCCCCTGCAAATAAAGGCACAGCAATGACAGCTTGATGATGGCGTTGTTGGTGATAGGCGATCGCCCCAGGCCAAAACAGGTGGGCTTCTCGCTCCAGGTCAAAGTAGCGAGGTTTGCGTGTTTCTAGAAGCAGGTTAACAAATTCAGCTTCATTGATAGGCATCTCTGCTCCCAGACCAGACGCAATCCGCCCTTGCTCCACATGAGCGACAGCCCGTAGTGTTTGATGCTGTTTATCTAGCATCGATATCATGGCACTATCTGCGTTCAGTTGAGCGATCGCCTCCAGTGCCACATGGCTTAGAAAAGCAGAGAGGTCAGGTTGCTCTGACAAGCGTTGAGAGGTGCGGGCAAGTGCTTCGTTCGCTTTTTTCAGTTCTGCGACTTGCGCCTGTTCTGCTTGTAGTAAAGCTTGTTGAGTTCGCTGTTGTTGGATGGCACTCCCCATGCAATCAGCAGCAATCTTGAGCACAGACAGTTCTGCCGAACTCCGCTGTTTTACTTGGCGGCAATCGTCAAAGCCGAGTACACCCCAAAACTGCTCTTCCACAAAAATAGGGACAGCATTCGTTGCCTTGACACCCACTTTTTCCAGGTCAACCCGAAGCCCTTCTGGCATTTCCTCTAACAGATAGCTAACCCCTTGTCCCTGAATAAACTGCTTGTACCATTCTTCTGAGTCCTCATAACGTCCCTCAGTTGCATCGGGATGAGAAAGTTGCGATGAAGTATGAGCAGCATCCCACTCATACAAAACCCGCCAGTGGGGAAGCCGTTCAGAAGGAACATCAAAGTTTTCAAGCACTGCAATACGATCGGTGTCTATCGCTTCTCCAAGGATTTGTAAGGCAGTGTTGACTGCTTCGTCAAAGTTGGTAACTGTAGACAGAATATTTGCCGCAGTTGCTGTTGCCTCTAAAAGGCGATCGCGCTGCTGTAACTCTTCATTGGCTTTTGCGAGTTTTGTGACTCGCTCCTGCTCTGCTTCAAGTAACGCTTGCTGGGTTTCTCGAAGTTCAGTGATATCAATCTGAGTGCCCCACCCACCGATCGCATAGCTATCTCGGATGATACTAAATCCATTGTTGAGGAAGTACCGTTTCTGCCCAAAGCGATCAACCTCTACTGTTTCCTGATTTCTCATCTGATGCCCATTCCGGACAAATTGCTCCATTTGCGCGGCATTTTCAGGAGCTTCCATCACATGAGCCAATGGTGTGCCTACTAAAGCATCAGGTTCGTCATAGCCATACATCTGAGCAAAGGCAAGGTTATGTTCTGCATACCGAAACTGTTGATAAATCTGCTTAGCTTGCTCCTCAACGGGAAGGTGAATGGGAATGGGTTGTTCATACTCCACTCGAAAAATACCTTCGCTAGCAAGTTCCATCAGTTGGCGGTATCGCTGTTCCGACTCTGTCAGGTGATCGAGGGTTTGTTGTAATTCAGCGTTGAGTCGTTCGAGTTCTTGCGAGTGCTGCGTAGCACTGTATGTCCGCTCCTGTTCGGCTTGTAGGAGAGCTTGTTGAGTGCGATCGCGCTCAATGGCACTACCAATACAATCAGCAGCAATTTTCAACACGGACAGTTCGGCTGCACTACGCTGTTTTGTCTCACGACAGTCATCTAGTCCCAGTAATCCCCACCACTGACCCTCCACGAAGAATGGAACGACGTGAGTTGCCTTGACCCCTATTTCCATTTGGGCACTGCGGAAAGGTTCTGGAGCTTCTTCAATCAAGAAGCTAACGATTTGTCCTTGACGTAACTGCTCAAACAGATCAGGAATCTCCTCATAGCTGCCTTGGGCTGCTTGAGAATTCCCATACTGTGACATCGTTTCCGGTGAAGTCCACTCGTACTCCAATACCCGCCAGCTAGGGAAGGGTGAATCGCAGAACGAGTCGAAATTCTCTATAACGTTAATGCGATCGGTGTCTAATGCCTCACCAAGCATTCCTAAAGCAGTATTGACTGCCGCATTCAGAGGCGTGAGCGTTAATAACACGCGAGCAACTTCTGCGGTCGTTTCTAACAGGTGGTGCTCTAAAGAAGAACTGCCAGTAGAGACCCACTCATCGGGTTCTGCCTGCCTTGCTGGTTCTCGCTCGTCTTGTTTTGGTTGTCGATATCTGGCTACTTCTGCTTGTGAGACTGCGTAGGAACGTTCGCACGACTCAAGGCGCGATCGCAGTCTGGCGTTTTCTTGTTCTAGGGCAGCGAGGCGATCGTGGAGTTTAGCCAGTGCTGTATCCATATCGTTTTAAGCAAAAACTGGATTTTTGTAGCATAAGGTCATTTATTCCCTGGACTGGGAATTTTTTACAGGATTTTTAGATACTGCCAACTTGGATTTTTAGATACTGCTAACTTATATCAGATGTCATTGTGAACTAGAGGCGATCGGCTAATTGTGCCGCTCATTTGCAAATAACGTCAAAGCTTCTGCTCATTCAGCTTTATTTGCCCAATTCATCAACCGACAGACCGCCCGGTTAAAAAATGTCCTTATTGCGGCTCATCTTGCAATAGTGTCTCTAATTCAGTCAGTAGTGTTTCTAGCTTATTCTGCTTTTCAGGGTGCTCCCAGAGTTTAGTTCGTTTCAATAGTTGATAGGTGTTGTCTACTCGTTGTTTAAGTGGCACTGTAGACGGTTGAGTGTGTAGTGCTTTAACCTGTTCTCTAATTCGGTTGAGTGACCATTGCTGGGCGATCGCCTGCTCCAATAATTGCTGCCGCTGTTCCAAGTCTTTCAACTGTGCAATTACTTTAGCTTTAGTGTACTCAATCCGCCCAAATCGTAATGCTTCTAGCACATCAGAAGGTAAGTTCAATAGTGGCAGACGGTTGTTAACAAATGAAATCCAGCTCATCATCTGCAAGCTTTCAAACACCGTTTCCACGATATCTAATGCTGATATTTGGTCTTCCCCGTACTGCTCTTTGCTTTCAATAACGTTATTGGAAGCTTGACGTGCTTGCTTCTTATGCTGATGCTGCAATTGATGTAGGAGCAGCGGAACTTCTTCTGTTGGGCAATTTAATCGAATCGCGAGTAGCTGAATGATCCCCTCTATTTCCTCCAGTGGGTTTAGCTCTTCCCGCAGTAAGTTTTCTATTAAAGCCAGCTCAATAGCCTCTGCATCGCTTAGTTCTTGAACAGAAACGGGTACTTCAACTAATTCGGCAGCGATCGCAGCGCGGTAGCGACGCTCTCCGGCAACAAGTTCGTATCCCCCTACTTTTCGAGGACGCACTAACAAGGGTTGGAGAACTCCATGAGTCTGTATTGATCGAATTAATCGTTGATGAGATTGTGAATTAAAGTATCGGCGTGGTTGAGTGGAGGGTAAATGAATTTCCTTAAGTGGAACAGTGATGGCTGACTGATTGATTGCTTTTTCTTGATCAATAGTGCCATTTTTCTTCATGTTAAATTCATACACCTTCGAACTCTATTCCAAACCAGTATCACTCTACAAGAATAGATACAGAAGGTTGCCCCTTTTTAAGCGAGTCGTCATTGAGACATCAGTACAGGTTCTACCTAGCTTAAGTAGAGGAGAACAACCAACTAAGAATTTTTCTGATATAGCAATCCTATTTGATTTGTGAAAAAAGCCACTAATGCTTGATACAAACCAGAACACAACTGCCAATTTACTACCAAAGATGAAAACAGTTATGGATATCTCGACGATTCAAGTCCTCATTGCAGATGATCATCCTATCGTCCGTAACGGGCTAGTTCGCATGATTGAACTAACGGATGGTATGGATGTGATTGGCGAAGCAGAAACTGGAGCACAGGCGATCGCACTATTTCATCAATATCAGCCCGACATCACGTTAATGGATTTACGAATGCCAGATATGACGGGGGTGGAAGCGATTACCACGATTCGTCAGCAGTATTCGATCGCCCGTATCATTATCTTAACCACCTATGATACTGATGAGGATATCTTCCGAGGTTTGCAAGCCGGAGCCAAAGGGTACTTACTCAAAGACAGTAAGATGCATCAACTGCTTGCTGCAATCCGTAATGTTCATGCGGGGCAGACCTATATCCCACCTGAAGTCGGGGCGAAACTTGCCGAACGAATGAGCCACCCACAACTAAGCGATCGTGAGCAGGATGTGCTGAAGAGGATGGCTCAGGGAATGAATAATCAAGAAATTGCAGAAGCCCTTCACATTGCTGAAAGCACGATTAAGTTCCATGTTGGCAACATCTTAAACAAGTTAGGAGTAAGCGATCGCACCCAAGCTGTTTTAACTGCAATTAAACGGGGATTTACAACTTTATAGTTAAACAGAACCATCGCATAGTTCAAGTAAACATACAAAGCACCATGATTGACTCATCTAATGCAGTGTATTTGGAGAACTAGCTAAGATCTCTGTCCCATCTCCAGGTTGACTTGTAATCGTCAATTGCCCATTAATGCGATCGGCTCTTTCAGACATACCGAGTAAACCAAAACCACCGCCCGTTTCTTGAGGTAAGAAACCACGACCGTTATCTGTGATGCGAAGGACAACTTCATCTTCTGTATAGGTTAATTCAACAATTAAATCAGTTGCTTGAGCATGTCTCAAAACGTTAGTGATTGCTTCTTGCCCAATGCGTAACAGATTTCTACCAATGAACGGTGGTAACAGATAAGGTACTCCAGAAATAATCAGGTCGGTACGAATGGAGACCCCCTGAGTCATTGTTTCAATGCTGTATGAAAGATTTTGTACGAGATCAGCATAATCTTCTGAGACGGTACGAAGTGCCCAAACAGAGCGTCGCGCCTCCGTTAGTCCAGTTTGAGTAAGGCTACCAATGCGATCGAGAATTGCTTCTACCTCTGCCAAGTTTTGATGCATTAAGAATTGGGCTAACTCCAGTTGAACGGAGATTCCGGTAAAGGTCTGGGCGAGGGTATCATGAATTTCACCTGCTAACTGCTGCCGTTCAGCGATTTCATCATTCAATCGTTCAACAGTTTGCGCCAGTTGGGTTGTTCGCTCTTGAACTCTTGCTTCTAGCTGAGTAGAGAGTTGTTGGAGCTGTAATTCTGCTTGTTTACGTTCAGTGATCTCTAAAATAATTACGCCAAGACCAAACTCCTGTTGGTTTGCTGCCCGAATCGGATAATAACTGGCTAACCAGTACCTTTGTTGCCCCGGAGCAGCAGGGGTTTCGCCACAGATCTCTTTACCCACAACGGGGATCTTTGTTTCTGCAACCTGTCGCAAATCTTCTGTAACCTTGTTCGTCATCTGTGGCAATACATCTTGCACAGTGCGACCGATGTGAGCTTGGGCATCAATACCATTAATTTTGGCAAGTGCTTGATTAATTCTCACATATCGTTGCTCAAAATCGAGAAAGGCGAAGCCAACAGGTGCAGCTTCAAATAAGGTATCAAGCAATGCATTAGTGTAATTTAGTTCGGCTGTTCGTTCTTGAACTCGTCGTTCTAATTCATTGGCTCGTTCTTGCTCAATTCGCTGCAATTCTCTTTCCTGCGTTAAAACTGCTTCATTAGCTAGAATGTTAGAGATTGCTACTGCAACTTGATCGGCGATCGCCTGGAACAAGGAAAATTGTTCAGACGGGAAACAGGATTTTTGAAGTGAATTGATAATGAGACACCCATGTATTTCACCACCTGTCTTGAGGACGGTAGCTAACCCTTCCTTATAACCTAGATTCTGAAAAGCTTGTGGCAGCGAAGCATCAGAATATTTAGTCCAATCTTGTTCATAATCAATAATGACGGGATGCCCGATTGCTTCAACTTCATGCATAATCGATTCAAGGCTTGAGTTTTTAAGCACCGTTCCCTCTTTTCGATTAAACCCCGCTTCATATAAATATTTCTTTTTACCAGGATCATTTATATTTAATGCATTTAATGCTAAGTCGGATAAATGACAAAAGTACTTTCCATCTTTAATTAAAGGAATATTGCAGTCATGAAAGTTCAATAGTGGCTTGACTTGTTCAATAATTAACTTAAGCAGATCAGACTTATCTCGTACCGTTGCGATCGTCTGGCTAATGGAAAGAAGAACAGTTTTTTCCCGCTCTCGTTCTAAGATCTCTGCATTGGCATTTGCTAACTCAGCAACCCGTTTCTGTTCAGTCTCTAGTAGAGCTTGTTGCGTTTCCTTTAGTTCTGTAATATCAATTTGAGTCGCCCAGCCAGCGACAATATAGCCATCCTTAATCGTATAAGCACCACTATTAAGAAAACAGTGTAACCGTCCCTGCCGATCGATTTCCTCAGTTTCTAAGTGGTAGAAACGGTACCCATTTTCAATCGTACCGCGAATAAACGCAGCATTCTTTTCTGAATCTGGAACATGAACATCTGCATTTCCAATGCCAATCAAATCATCAGGGTTGTCTACGCCATACATCGCTGCAAATGCTCGATTTGCTTTTGTGACACGAATATTTCGGTAGAGCCAATCACACTGTTCTTCAATGGGCAGATTGATTGGACAAGGGGGATCAACTTCAGTAGAATAAATCCCCTCGTTGCTGACCTCAAACAAAGTTCGAAAGCCTTCTTCTGATGCTGCTAATTGCTCAAGCGTTTGTCTAAGTTCCTGGTTAATTCGTTCTAGCTCTATGGCATGATCTTGTTCTGTCATCAAAAGAGCCTGTTGCGCTTCTCTTAGTTCAGTAATATCAATCTGGCTTGCCCAGGCACCAATTAAATAACCCTCTTTAATAATGCCAACTCCGTTATTTAGGAAGTACCGTCGTCGTCCTTGAAAATCAATTTCTTCAGTCTCATAATTATGAATCCGATAGTCATTCTCCACCTGCATACGGATTAGAGCTGCATTTTTGTCTGATTCCTCAACGTGAACATCTGAATTTTTCAACCCAATCAGCTCATCGGGATTCTCAACCCCATACATTTCTGCAAATGCCCGGTTCGCTTTTGCAACCCGAATATTTCGATACAGCCATTCACACTGCTCGTCAATTGATAAATCAACTGGGCAGGGGGGATCAACCTCAGTATAGTAAAGGGCTGCACTACTAATCTCAAACAAAGTGCGGAACAGTTCTTCTGATGCCGATAAGCGATCAAGGGATTCTTGAAGTTCAATGATTTCAATTTGAGCGTCTTGTAACTGGCTCTCCCGATCGTCTAATGCTGACTTCAAGGAAGCATTTTCCTGTTCTAAGGAGTTGACCTTCTGCTGAAGCTCCGCGATCGCTGCATTTAGCTGGGCTAATGTGTTGTTCTCAGAACCGTGCTCCAGCATACTTACCTACTCAATCTGTATATATTGCCTGTAGCAAATTGTCTATTCTACCTGATTTATACTTGTCGAGGTTGGATAACGTGAGGCTCTCCGACTCCGAGCCTGAATCCTCTCCCGTTTAGAAAACGGGAGGTTCCCGAACCTTTATCCAGCTTTTCGCCCTGACCCGGCTGGGACAGCTATCTGGCTGGACTTTTCGAGATGAGTGTGCTTGAGCAAAAGGTCAATTAGGATTTTTGCATCCACTGGGTCAGATTTTGCTCGCGATGGTTGGAGCGCACGGCGGTAGTTCGAGACGGTTCGTGGGTTGATGGGGAACAGCACTAAATTCTCGTATTGGCAAAGGGCATAGATTAAGGGGTCACGCTTCTGTTCAAGGCAAATGGCAATCGACTCATTGCCGTATCGATGCTGTAAGCCATTCACCCAATCCGCAATGTTTTGAGGTTGAGCACCAATAACACTATATTCCCGTTGTCCAGTTGCAGTATCGAACAAGCAAATATCATGTTTGCGATCTGCCCAATCGATGCCAATGTAAGCAACAAAGTTAGTTTCCATCGAGTATCTTGAGGGGGTTATGTTGTTGGGAACTGGGCGGCGAGCTTCAAAGCGAAAAGATTATGGAAGGTGTCAAACACCTATTCCTGAGGATTCGTCAAACCGAAGCAGGCAAAGATTTAAGGCGATGCAATATGTTAGTAGACATCTCGCTGTCAAACACGGCATGGTCGTCTTCTCCTGGGTTGCAGTCCCGTCTTCTCCTGGGTTGCAGTCCCGTCTCCCCATAACTACGTTGGTGCGGACGGTACAGAGGTTATCTGTGTGTGTTCGGTGTTGCCTGCCGCTGCACAACTTCAACGTTGGGCTGCTTAGTTTTGTCGGTGAGGTCAGCATTTGAAGGTTGATAGTGAGGCGACCTTCTTGAAGAAGTTGATAAGACACTTGACAAAGCTAACACCATTCGCTTTTAGTAAATAGTGTTAGCTAAATGGCGAGTTTGTTATGGGTCGCCCCCCTAAGGAGAAATCGCTCACTCAACGTGACATTATTGAAGCCGCGATCGCCTGTGTAGAAGCAGAGGGTGAGACAGCTTTAGGTGTAAATCGCGTAGCGCGTGAGTTAGGAATTACACCTCCATCGATCTACAAGCATGTAGAAAGTGGTGCAGCCTTGCGGCGATTGGTTGCGCTTGAGATTTGGCGGCGATTTTTATCCTTGTGTTGTCAGTCAATCGAGGGCATCAGTGATTCTTCTGCACTTCTAAAAACGGTTGCGTATACGGCACGAAATTATGCACGATCACAGTCTGAACTCTATCGCGTCATGACGGCAATGCCTCTACAGCCAAGCGAGTCAGATTGTGCGCCCATCGTTCAAAGCATCGTGGCTTTCTATCAGCGAGTACTTCAACCCTACAAATTTACTGAACTAGAAACTATTCACGCAATGCGAATGTTAAACGCTGCTTTCTATGGTTTTGTTGCAACCGAGCAAGCTGGATTACTCACGTTGGAGCCGTCCCCTGAAGAGAGTTACGAGGTGATAATTAATGCCTTGATTCAGGCTATTCAATACATTCGTCATTAGGGAGGTAAGTAATGACTATTAAATTGCCAGCAGATCAATACATTCAAGTTGATGGAATTAAGACACGCTATTGGGCATTAGGCGAGCAAGGGTCGCCCGTTTTACTAATTCATGGACAGGGAGGAGCAATCGATTACTGGTATAGAAATGTATTTGCGATCGCTCAACAGCATCAGGTTTACGCGCTAGATTGGGTTGGCTCAGGCAAGTCTGATAAGCCTCAAAAGACCTACAATCTTGACGATCTGAGCCAATTTATTGTTCGCTTTATGGATGCGGTGGGATTATCCCATGCCTCTCTGATTGCAGGTTCTGTAGGTGGCATCCTTGCCTTGAAGATTGCACTACAGTTTCCCGACAGGGTAGACAATCTAGTGTTGATTGGTATTGGTGG includes:
- a CDS encoding IS110 family transposase; this encodes METNFVAYIGIDWADRKHDICLFDTATGQREYSVIGAQPQNIADWVNGLQHRYGNESIAICLEQKRDPLIYALCQYENLVLFPINPRTVSNYRRALQPSRAKSDPVDAKILIDLLLKHTHLEKSSQIAVPAGSGRKAG
- a CDS encoding PAS domain S-box protein, translated to MLEHGSENNTLAQLNAAIAELQQKVNSLEQENASLKSALDDRESQLQDAQIEIIELQESLDRLSASEELFRTLFEISSAALYYTEVDPPCPVDLSIDEQCEWLYRNIRVAKANRAFAEMYGVENPDELIGLKNSDVHVEESDKNAALIRMQVENDYRIHNYETEEIDFQGRRRYFLNNGVGIIKEGYLIGAWASQIDITELREAQQALLMTEQDHAIELERINQELRQTLEQLAASEEGFRTLFEVSNEGIYSTEVDPPCPINLPIEEQCDWLYRNIRVTKANRAFAAMYGVDNPDDLIGIGNADVHVPDSEKNAAFIRGTIENGYRFYHLETEEIDRQGRLHCFLNSGAYTIKDGYIVAGWATQIDITELKETQQALLETEQKRVAELANANAEILEREREKTVLLSISQTIATVRDKSDLLKLIIEQVKPLLNFHDCNIPLIKDGKYFCHLSDLALNALNINDPGKKKYLYEAGFNRKEGTVLKNSSLESIMHEVEAIGHPVIIDYEQDWTKYSDASLPQAFQNLGYKEGLATVLKTGGEIHGCLIINSLQKSCFPSEQFSLFQAIADQVAVAISNILANEAVLTQERELQRIEQERANELERRVQERTAELNYTNALLDTLFEAAPVGFAFLDFEQRYVRINQALAKINGIDAQAHIGRTVQDVLPQMTNKVTEDLRQVAETKIPVVGKEICGETPAAPGQQRYWLASYYPIRAANQQEFGLGVIILEITERKQAELQLQQLSTQLEARVQERTTQLAQTVERLNDEIAERQQLAGEIHDTLAQTFTGISVQLELAQFLMHQNLAEVEAILDRIGSLTQTGLTEARRSVWALRTVSEDYADLVQNLSYSIETMTQGVSIRTDLIISGVPYLLPPFIGRNLLRIGQEAITNVLRHAQATDLIVELTYTEDEVVLRITDNGRGFLPQETGGGFGLLGMSERADRINGQLTITSQPGDGTEILASSPNTLH
- a CDS encoding response regulator; translated protein: MKTVMDISTIQVLIADDHPIVRNGLVRMIELTDGMDVIGEAETGAQAIALFHQYQPDITLMDLRMPDMTGVEAITTIRQQYSIARIIILTTYDTDEDIFRGLQAGAKGYLLKDSKMHQLLAAIRNVHAGQTYIPPEVGAKLAERMSHPQLSDREQDVLKRMAQGMNNQEIAEALHIAESTIKFHVGNILNKLGVSDRTQAVLTAIKRGFTTL
- a CDS encoding GAF domain-containing protein, whose translation is MDTALAKLHDRLAALEQENARLRSRLESCERSYAVSQAEVARYRQPKQDEREPARQAEPDEWVSTGSSSLEHHLLETTAEVARVLLTLTPLNAAVNTALGMLGEALDTDRINVIENFDSFCDSPFPSWRVLEYEWTSPETMSQYGNSQAAQGSYEEIPDLFEQLRQGQIVSFLIEEAPEPFRSAQMEIGVKATHVVPFFVEGQWWGLLGLDDCRETKQRSAAELSVLKIAADCIGSAIERDRTQQALLQAEQERTYSATQHSQELERLNAELQQTLDHLTESEQRYRQLMELASEGIFRVEYEQPIPIHLPVEEQAKQIYQQFRYAEHNLAFAQMYGYDEPDALVGTPLAHVMEAPENAAQMEQFVRNGHQMRNQETVEVDRFGQKRYFLNNGFSIIRDSYAIGGWGTQIDITELRETQQALLEAEQERVTKLAKANEELQQRDRLLEATATAANILSTVTNFDEAVNTALQILGEAIDTDRIAVLENFDVPSERLPHWRVLYEWDAAHTSSQLSHPDATEGRYEDSEEWYKQFIQGQGVSYLLEEMPEGLRVDLEKVGVKATNAVPIFVEEQFWGVLGFDDCRQVKQRSSAELSVLKIAADCMGSAIQQQRTQQALLQAEQAQVAELKKANEALARTSQRLSEQPDLSAFLSHVALEAIAQLNADSAMISMLDKQHQTLRAVAHVEQGRIASGLGAEMPINEAEFVNLLLETRKPRYFDLEREAHLFWPGAIAYHQQRHHQAVIAVPLFAGAEFLGHLGLAFTHTNPISEQSSELLYALAQQAALSIQLTRLAEEAKQAAIAREQKKAAQERATELARSNEALQQTIDTLGSLSSFDEFIPAVLRIVAQTFNATDCGYYEHSQDEIVYLRYWFSQGTVLNPTELQLLDPQQNSVLLQLINGFTVPPEHLHGTTVRDRTHPVVINHTTANTVPEFHAFAVSQGWELELNQPLLVEGEADGALIIYRKLNQPFTEAEILLAEALAKQLALAMQASRLSDQARDRAVETAIAREQEKAAQERAAELTKANDALQATIDAMAEIEDLDEFIPAVLKIVAQTFQAGQTENCAYYEHSIDSRVYLRYWLFENHVFRPEALLALDGERFALMRRLAGGFTVPDAYLGTPVRERTQAVILDHVAGTPDAEFDEFTCANGWHMELNVPLVVDTCAEGALVIYRRADEQFTPAEVTLAESLGKQLALAMQASRLATESKSKAVEAAIAREQEKAAQERAAELAKANEALKRSLDALAKDPELDQFLVHVLREITQQVNLCTVYLFMYDPDSNTLTLRISLKDNQVHFGSLPDDPPLFSQPFSTDISSAWQYSLSHRKFIFQPVEAEDERTWDETKAWHVANGHSAHGGITLVAGNQPVGYLGMAWRCKKSIAVEQAELIEALANQVTLAIQLTQLAEEAKQAAIFQERSYIATEVHDTLAQDFAGVLMQLQAFTALNPLDSNQAQIHFTRAQDLCKRGLVEARRSVWCLQQDSDQYSHLLGLVQHFTEQLSVSSPMPIHFESQGEPYPINPEFGRHLLRIVQESLANAIRHANAHAIQVQLLYTPEQIAIEIQDDGCGFDSQNPPPSGFGLQGMQQRASLIGAQLTIISQPGHGTAIMVNLPIA
- a CDS encoding response regulator transcription factor, translating into MVVAHPPSKIIRVLVADDHPVVRDGLAAVLNTKPCIDVVAQVSNGREVVEQFRQHQPDV
- a CDS encoding TetR/AcrR family transcriptional regulator, translating into MGRPPKEKSLTQRDIIEAAIACVEAEGETALGVNRVARELGITPPSIYKHVESGAALRRLVALEIWRRFLSLCCQSIEGISDSSALLKTVAYTARNYARSQSELYRVMTAMPLQPSESDCAPIVQSIVAFYQRVLQPYKFTELETIHAMRMLNAAFYGFVATEQAGLLTLEPSPEESYEVIINALIQAIQYIRH
- a CDS encoding ParB/RepB/Spo0J family partition protein, giving the protein MKKNGTIDQEKAINQSAITVPLKEIHLPSTQPRRYFNSQSHQRLIRSIQTHGVLQPLLVRPRKVGGYELVAGERRYRAAIAAELVEVPVSVQELSDAEAIELALIENLLREELNPLEEIEGIIQLLAIRLNCPTEEVPLLLHQLQHQHKKQARQASNNVIESKEQYGEDQISALDIVETVFESLQMMSWISFVNNRLPLLNLPSDVLEALRFGRIEYTKAKVIAQLKDLEQRQQLLEQAIAQQWSLNRIREQVKALHTQPSTVPLKQRVDNTYQLLKRTKLWEHPEKQNKLETLLTELETLLQDEPQ